Part of the Callospermophilus lateralis isolate mCalLat2 chromosome 8, mCalLat2.hap1, whole genome shotgun sequence genome, ttttttttctgtttacatAAGGATTCACCATAGGCTGTTTAAATTAAtatcctgctgggagccatcagccaagtaggtatgacaatttccttgccagcgtacccccatgtttctttagtggaaggactcatggaaataggacattttgcaggacattgcatgtaaggtgaccttgctcaaggaccagggcagatctgtgtttagggtgttccccctttagaatagggcgtatcctgctgctgagttcctcttgagttcttagggtcagagtattttgggagacagaagcccagtgtggagtaaatttgggcagagtgtggatttgggcagagaacgtggattcccccagaacgtgtttgtagactgccggtgtgagatcgggaataaagaattgctgtttgaatctacaagctgtgtggagactcgtgatttgtgcccagccagagactgcagcaatatcctaactgtctacaaccatagactgAATGGCTTAAACAACCATTTATATCACAGTTTTGGAGGGTGAGAAGTCTAAGTTCAAAGTGCAGGCCAATTTGGTTTCTGGTGAATGCATGCTTTCTGGTTTGCAAATGGTCAGCTTATTGCTGCACTATAGGTAAAtatgaagagaaaaaagagagaaagagcaggAAGCTCTCTAGTCTTTTCTTATAAAGGCATTAATCCCATCATGAGTTTTCCCCTACCCCcatgacctcatctaaacctaacctaacctggCAAAAGCTCCGCTTCTTAATACCATCATACTGTGGGTTCCGGCTTTGACATATGGGGGGAGACAAACAGATCATTAACAATAAGGttgtaaaacaccatttctattttgtttattttccaaatatttacctAGCACTTCATATGTACTGATGGTTTATAAATACAGCATATTTAATAATACCTGAGAGGCAGAGGCATTTCTATTAGCTGAAAGGAACCATAAGCAAAGGGAAGTTAAATACATTGCCAACTATGGTCCAGGAGAAAGACAGGATTGCTAAAATTTTAATCCTGACAGACTTTACCAATTTAACTCTGCAACTCTGCATCTAGGGAACACACTTTTCCTGGAACTAACAGCTTTTTCATCCAACTGCTTCCCTACCCTGCTCACAGCAGTGCAGAAAATTTCACACATCCTCAAATTTAGCAATCACCCTGGAGAATCAATGCAGTCCACCAAAGttcaacatttaaaaacaaaaaacaaacaaacaaaaaaaaaaacagaagaacattggaagctggacacagtggtgcacacctataatcccacaaCCCTAAGGCAAGAGGCtctagagttcaaagtcagcctcagcaaattggtGAGAatgtaagcaacttagggagaccctgtctcaaaaattaaaaaagcgttgggtatgcgttcagagggtaagtgcccctggattccgtGGTTCATCCCTAGAAcaaaaaggagaaggagaggagagaaagagaaaaaggataAAGGAAGGAATAAACATTGACACTAAACTAAAAGTGAATTGCCCAGTATGAAGGCATTAGCTTTTATTGATATTCTTTGAGGACCAAAAGTATGTCAACATTTGTTTATCAGCATGGAATCAATCATATAATGCAGGTAAATTCAGACAACTGTCCAGGACAGTACTAGAAAAAGTGGACCTCTTGAAATCAACATGACCCTTTACTGCTCCTCAAAGggctgaatgaatgaagaaatagCTTCCAATACAACAAAATGGTGATGCTCCTGACTCCTACTAGAGTTTGGGAAGTTTCAAAAGTTAAAAAGAGGACAGATGGGAGATTAAAAAGGGGTCTTCCAAAATACACTGAATTCACCTCTGGCACTGGTAATTCTTCCCCAACTTACCCCCAAACCCACTGCAGGAAAAAATAGTTCAAATGTGATTTGAGATCACAAAACACTGGGAAAAAGAAAACGTTCTCCTGTGTAATTTGAGAagacagatgtatttttatagtgTGTGTTTATTTCAGAGACGAATGAAATCCGCAAAACTAGAGCCAGAGGAGAGAGTGAAGAGAGGGCCATTCCCCCAACAGCCATCCCAACTGAAGTCTCTTCCAGAGAAGTCACTGTACATTAAACACTTGGCTCCAGGGCTGGGGTgacagctcagcggtagagcgcctgcctggcactcatgaggcactgggttcgatcttcagcaccacataaaaataaagatattgcgtccattaaaaaaaaaaaaaagtgacttcaACCCTACCTGCGTACAGCGGGTCTGATCACCACGTCCCGCACCCTGGGGTCCCTGGCGCCCAAGGTCCCCCTCGCAGGTAGCCACTCACTACCGACTGGGAATCTGGGGCATCAGAGAAATATCCCGGGGTCACAGGGTCCCCGGAAGCTAAGCAGCAGGGCCAGGTGGGCGGCTCCCGACTGTTGTCCCCTCACCAACCTCCAGCCAGGGGCGGGGCGGCGACCTCCTTCCGCCCGCGGGGAAGCACCCGGAGCTCCGGGAATTTCCCTGGCCAGGGGCTCTGGCCTTTCCCGCCAACCATGCATAAAAGGGGCTCGCGGATCCCCGAGAGCCACAGAGCCAGGACAGCAGCCCCTCGCCACAAGCTCTTGCACTCCAGGCTCCGCCGCGATCCTCCCGCTGAGTCCCATGGCCCGCACCGCCTCCGCCGTCCTCCACGCCCCGCGGCTCCTCCGGGTGGCGCTGCTGATGCTGCTCCTGGTAGCCGCCTGCCGGCGTGCAGCAGGTGAGACCCGCGCTCTGGGGTCCCAGGGAAGGGACTGAGATTGAGGGTACGGGGCGGGGACGCCTAGGATGGGGACAGCCCCGCTAATCGGTCTCTTCTCTCCTCAGGGGCGCCAGTGGTCAGTGAACTGCGCTGCCAGTGCTTGCAGACTCTGCAAGGAATTCACCTCAAGAACATCCAAAGTGTGAAGGTGACTCCCTCAGGACCCCACTGCGCCCAGACAGAAGTCATGTAAGTCCTGCCCTGAGCTGCTTGAAGCTATGACTTGACTCTCCCTGACCCTCCTGCTGCTCCCCagctgaacctcctgcctcactgGGATCCTCCTTTCTCTCTGCAGAGCCACTCTCAAGAATGGACAGGAAGCTTGTCTCAACCCTGAGGCCCCCTTGGTCAAGAAAATCATCGATAAGATGCTGAACAAGTGAGTTATGGTTTCTGTTTACCCATGTGACAAGGGTTGTGTTGGCATCTGTCTCTTTAAAACTATTTCAGGAAAACTCAAGGGTGGCTTTAAGACTAGAAATTACAATCGGTATTTTTATACTTGACTGAACTATAAGTTCATTAATCTTCTCTGGTGTCAGAAATATGTCCAATGTCCTCCATCCCCATGCCCAAACTCTATTCAGTGAATGCAGGTAAATGTATGcacctataggaggaaatagaattgGCActggtggttaaaaaaaaaaaaaaaaaaaagcctccaaCTATTGAGGAACCATCTGTACCTCAGTGTCTaatgggttcaaaccctggtctTGGTCAGGGTGTGCCTCTAAATCTCCCCAGTCAAGAGCAAGGACTTTGAGTGAGATTTCCCTGAATTCAAGGCTAGAATCCCTGTGGATGTTAtttaatgaactttaacaaaaggCAAATAACAGTAGCTATTTCATAGGCTTGGGGTGCTGTTTAAGGGAGGTCACGCAGGTAAATTTTTTATTCAGTGGGTGAACAATGTTTTTTCCTCCTTTGAGCCAATGATATATTTGACTCCACTTCCTGGTTTTTCTTCTATAAAAACATTCAGGAGTCCAAGTTCTCTGCTGTTCAGGGAAGCTTTAGGTCAGACCTCCACTGGGTAGAGGGGAAAGCAGGAGACTGCAATACAGAAATCCCTTTAACTTTCAGGACCCAACTAAGAAATGAGTAGCTTCCCTCAGCACCAGTAACACTGACCTCTCCCATCACAGGAGCAGCACCAACTGACCTGGAATGAAGAAGCTCCCCCGGGTGGCTTCTGCTGGGTGGTCCCTGCCTTAGAAGACCTGAAAATGGAAAAGAGGAGCCAGCTTCTGGGGACAATTGGAAAGAGCTTGATGTCTTTGACTATTTCTTATGAGAGTTCTACTTATTTAtggttatatttatttatttttcaaagcttctattttaatatttatgttcgtTTTTTAAGATGTGAATGTGTTTCATGAAACATGACTAAGTCTTGATTGTTATTTAACTTAAAGATGATGGGTTTAAACTGTCTCATTAAATTGATATTTATTAGGAGAGAAGTGCCAGCCACTGTGATAAAAGACGGTGGGTGAGGACCCAACCGATTGCACAAGTGTGATCGATATTAGAGTGAGGGAATGTGTGCACATCtatttttgtactttttaaaaagattgtTGGATGTTATTTATTGAAAGTCTTACTCATTATGTAGTCaacattcatatgttgaagtttcCCTTGGACATTTTATGTCTTGCTTGTAGGGCATAATGCCTTGTTTGATATTTGTTATGAATTGTTTCTCTCTGTCTTAGAACAGAGAAGTTATAACTACTgtcatatttttacaaatgaaaataaaaattttactgaaaaatagcATGCTtaccctttgttttattttccttcaCATCTCTAGGCTATAAGTAACTGCATGCCTGCTTTTCGGGCTGGCACTTTCCTTAAATTTCTCTTACTGGTGAATGAATAGTTGACACTATTAGAAAGTACACACTACCCACTTCCAACCACTATGATAATTCTGGTTTCATATAAAATATTGTTGTTTTCACAATTACCtattatttattaaaaagtaGTTTTTATAAACTTATggatttttacaaatattttaacaaGGGCTTCCATTACATGCTTTTTGGTAAGTGGTTTTGCAAACAATTAtgcaattctttttcttttcagaaggTTGGGAGTTAAAGATGGAAAAGTGGATTCTACCTAAGAACTTAAAAATCTGTGccatttaaaataacaataataatcatGATCTGTGGAGATATGAACCTACTATAAAGTAAAATAGATGACCAAAAAAGCAGAAAGGACATGTAAGGAGACAAATAGATTTAATATATAACATACTTATTCAATttttagagaaaatattaaattaagGAAAATTGTAATGGAGTAGAAACATATTGTAATTTCTAAGGTGACCCTAAAAAAAGGAAATGCAAAATTTAAGACTTAAAAATCTGAAaaggagataaaaataaaatgaaatacaacATCTAAATAGCGCAAAAGAAGACAGAAAGTTAAAAATGGTGGAGGAGTACATGGGACATGAAGAAGGGATGAATCTTCCTTACGGAAGAATTCCTAATGAGTACAGTCTCTCCCTTCCTGAAGTGATGCTTAATTCCCTATGCACAGGAGTATGGGCAAGTTGCTTTCAAAGAAAGGATTAGgaaaagggggaaataaaaccATTCTAGGGAAGAAACTTGGCAGACTCAATTTCAATGAAGTGAGCAAGATTATTGTTACCAGTCAAGGCATGTGAATGAATATCATGTAGCCCCTGATAGAATATGATGGGAAGGGCACTTAAACTCCATTTAAATGCTTCTCCATAATCCAGATTCCCAGAATAGTCGTgagaaaacattagaaaaatcaaaattgAGGGATATTCTACAAGACACCCAACAAGTATTTTTCTGAATTGCCAAGTCAGGGGAAACAAGACAACATTAATAAATTGTTACAGATCGGAGGAGACAAAGGAGACATGAGGACTAATGCAATATATGTGTTGGGTGGAATCCTGCAATAGATAGATAAAGGGCATTGACGGAAAATTGGTGAAATCTGAATAAAGACTATAGTTTGGTGGTTAGCAATGTACCAACGTTAATTTCTTTGTTTTGACAAGTGTACTACAATTATGAAAAATGACAATATTAGGGGAAAATGAACAAAAGGTCTGATGCAGGAACTTTTAGTACTATTCACACAAATACTTTGTAAGTCTAAAATTATTCCAAAATTagtacttgatttttaaaaatacagagcaaaagaataataaaacagTTGGCTTAAATGAAACTATAATAACAATGACagtaaatttaaatgaaataaagactCCAATTAAAAGTCAAAGattgggctgggactgtggctcagcagcagtgcacttgcctggcatgtgtgaggcactgggtttgattctcagcaccatatataaatacataaaataaagatctatcaacaagtaaggaaaaaaatttttttaaaaaggcaaagatTATGAGATTGTACCAGACATCTATGCTGCTTAACGAAATTCACTTTAAATATTAAACTATAGGTATCTTAAGATTAAAGAATAGAAAATGCTGTATTATGCAAAACATAACTAAAAGAAACCAAACATAGCTATATTAATGTTAATTATTATTAACAACTATGAATATGTTATTAATGTATTTATTAATAATTTACCTATTTATGAAGGTCCATTTTATATATTAGGTTTATGCAAAGaagtaatcttagaaagaaagttgATTCAAAAAAGGCTATTCTACAAGAGTCAAAGCAATCATTAAATTTTATGAAATTCACAACATTATCAAACATACAAAGCAAAATGGAGAGACCAAAAAAGATCCATAGACAAATACATATTAATAGCCAAAGCTTCTCTTTCAATACTTAGTGGATAAAACAGTAAAAAAGTCAATAATGGTGTGGAAGAGTTTAGCAACACAAGCAACAAATTTGGCCTGAGTGACGTATAGACACTTCATGCCAGCAATTGCATAAATTGCGTTTATTTTTTGAGGGCATCcggaacattttctaaaatagattAAAGCTAGTGTGCTGACCCCTATCtggaatcccagtgatttggaggctaaagcagaagaatagcaagtttgaggccagtaccagcaacttaacaagaccctgtctcaaaataaaaaggactagggatatagctaagtggtaaagaggccctggattcaatccccagaatcaaaacaacaacaacaaaaaaaaaaaaaaaaataggaaagaataCATATGGGCCATGAGGATTGTagcaaaaattttcaaaatgttgAAATGTTACAGAGAACATTTTCTGATCATCAAAATTTTATGATGATTtgtaattttcctagttgaaatGTGTATATCCATATGCGTGATATGTTTGCTGTGGTTTACAACTCATCACTCAACTTCCTAAATTTTGCTTTCAAAATATCAAAGTCATCATGCTGTTTTCATATCCAGTATAACTATCTAGTATGATAATATTTCCATGGAGATAGTTCctcatttcttaaatttttttctaacattttttgTGTAATATTTGGCATCCCTTTATTGTTTAGATTACACTACACAAACATAATGCAATTTGATGACTCAATAGTACACCCTCAAAAAGTTTAAAAACGATCTTAAGAAAATGGAAATGCAAAGTTTATATTAAATCTGTTTTTGTAAAAGTATTATGGAATAACATCCAAATCTAATGTAGTAGATAGTGTTCAatgttaattaaaattaatttaaatatctAGAGATTGTTGAAATCATGAGGACATCCTTACTACAGGAATTAAAGAAAAGACTATGTTGCAGAAATGTGCATGTTCCATTATCAAAGAagaattttctttctgttttgacTTCTTCCATTACTCCTCTCTTGCAAAACTTATTACTCCTTTGTATGTTGTCTGTGTCTCTTAAACGTTGTCCAAATTTAATACCCACCACCCCCTAATATTGGTACTGACTTAAGCCTGTATGTTAAACCAATCTTCCACCCACCACAGGGTGGATAGTCAATAAAGGTCACCTTGTGGTCTGAGGAAGTGGATCATGAAAACACCTTGAGATGCAAGTGGAGGCTCATGCTTTAGTACAAGAACAATTAGATTTAGGACATATAAAAccctctacttctccatggaatacaccTCAGAGGTCCTCCATTCACATGGAAAAGTATTTATTCTTTAAAACTCACATAAGTGACATTTTCAAGAAATCTtctctgacacctctcacaaattAGGTATCCTCTCTTTTTCTAATGCCTTGGGAGTAGTTTATTGTGGAATTTACCAGCTTTTCTAAAATCTGTTTCTACATTCATGACCCTATTGCATTGAGAGTTTGAGGGTAGCAGTCTGTCTTAATCCTCTTTGTATCCATGGCAACCAACATCATTCCCATGTTAAAAATGCTGGGTAAATGGTAAATGAAAATGCTGAAACAAATGGAGAAAGAAAGGAATTAAGCTCCAATTGAAATGTCCTTCTGGTTAGAAAGGTAATTCTAACAGTAAGTGGAATCAGTAACAAAAATTCAATTTAGATTTGctcaataaaaaaggaaattattTCATTTCCCTATGAAATGGAAAGTCTGGTTAGTAGGTGAGATAAAGCAGAATCCTGCAATTCAAAATTGCTGTTTGGTGGCCAGTGGTCAGTCTCAGTTCAGATCTGGAAGCTTTTCTCTGTGCCTGGCCTCAGTGTGGACAGGCTCTGCTTAAGCAATTGCAGAGCTCCAAGCTTCTGTCCAACTAGCTATGCTCCAGCAAGAAGTAAGAGCTTTTCTGTCCAACCTTTTCCTGACAAAATGGACTCCAGGGAATTCTTCTGACTTGGACAGGATTAGGTCACTTGCCCACCCCTGAGCCTACCAATGTTACTGGGGTTGGACTTGGACAAGAACTGGCCATACACCTGGGATTGTGAGAGCCCTCCTGGAGATTTGGAGGAGTATCACTGCCTGCACCTCAGActgggaggaaggagggatgacAAGGAAAGGAAAAGCAGGGTTCTGCTCTCAGAAGTAGGGGGCAGGGACTCAAACTAGGTATAAATGACAAATGCATTAGagataggacaggatgaatgacATTAATACTCAAAATGCTTTGAACTGTAGAAGTGGATGTGTCCATGGATTTAATGCCACATTCAGGCAGCTTCATCCTTTCCTCTTATTGTCAGATTCATTCATTGTATTAAAGTAGTAATTGCAACAAAATAGGTCTGGCAGCTTAGATGGCTTGGCTCTCCACAGCAAGACTGAGCAGAGCAGCTCTGCACCACCTGCCCATTCCTGTTGCTTCACCAGTGCACAGGATGTGGCTGCAACTCTGGATTTAAAAGCTATattagtgggaaaaaaaaaactataagatataataaatatgattacttaaaaaatgaattataaaccaatgtttttattttagtaatgactattctttTCAGAGTGGTGATTGTATGACTTTAAAATTTGGACATATTAAACCTTTTACTTAGCTCATACAATGAATAATTGGCTGAGGAAGGCACTtattcaaataaaaaatgtttgcaTTATTTTAGCATAACAACATTGCTTCttaagttttctttaaaaaaagaaaatatgaggtgctgggcatggtggtgcatgcctgtaatcccagcgatctgagaggctgaggcagaaagattgcaagttcaaagcaagctcagcaatttagtaaggccctaagcaacttagagagtccctgtctcagaattaaaaacaaacaaacaaaaacatgaaaaagggttagggatgtggctcagtggctaaaggccaaatgggttcaattcctggtacaaaaaaaaaaaaaaaaaaaaaaacaagacaagGCTCTAAGGAATTAAATTATGAGAACTGGTATattgtaaaaggaaaaaaaaactctttagtATTTCACCTTGTAAGCAATTGTTTATCATGTAAGTCTAGGTACAAAGTTTTAGATTATTCTTCAAATATGAGCCTGCTTCTTTAAATGTTCCATCCTTTTGGCAACTACTATACATTTtttaatgctttattcactctgaTTGTTTGCTTATGACAGTacttggaatgaacctggaaactgtTAAAGCAAATATGTCGTTTTCTTAGTCAGAAAGAGAATAAATATCTGGCAACCTCCTTTTAATGCTGAAGGCAAAATATTTCAGTTATTAAACACAATAAAGTGTGCAAACTGGTTCAGCAGAACACtgtgaatgttaaaaaaaaaaaaaaaagaacactgtgAATGTTGTCTCACGAAAAATAAGAGCTGACTAAAATACTTATTTTCCCTTCTAGAAAGTTCCCAGGGTAGAATATTCATTCCTGCTGAcctaattttttttggggggaggggaatATATTAATTTTGAAAAGTGGGTGAATAAGTAAATAGATTTAGATTTTATTAAATTAAGTATACATATGCCACAAAAATTCTCTTTGTTAGAGAAACAAAAAGTGGAAACATTTTAGAAGGTAA contains:
- the LOC143406165 gene encoding growth-regulated protein homolog gamma-like, producing MARTASAVLHAPRLLRVALLMLLLVAACRRAAGAPVVSELRCQCLQTLQGIHLKNIQSVKVTPSGPHCAQTEVIATLKNGQEACLNPEAPLVKKIIDKMLNKSSTN